From a single Pyxicephalus adspersus chromosome 11, UCB_Pads_2.0, whole genome shotgun sequence genomic region:
- the LOC140340506 gene encoding uncharacterized protein (The sequence of the model RefSeq protein was modified relative to this genomic sequence to represent the inferred CDS: added 46 bases not found in genome assembly) — protein MLILVIVVSDSYSFSRSVLIEDNLKSMNVYAGELQNQLIPLAKQIHEQLTQDPEKLKEQIKTELEKIKEKISPFADEMHKQLSNNVKELQTKLAPYAEEFQTKLEQNAQELRQQLQSETKDLEARIKENADHIQASLTTYTQEFQVKIDENMDQLRKQVNPITEKVRENIDQQLKELYKSLTPYAQDVQDELRKQIQNMEFQMRKNVDQLENRALELTVDLREQLYPYANELRNRVKGDMTNVKQVLEPYVTQMNQQIDEKITEFKTTLTPEVEALNKALVARVENMKKKLGEYTVTLQDQVEYLEKDVRDKIHVFINEGVTTEN, from the coding sequence GCAGTGTTTTAATTGAAGATAACCTGAAGAGTATGAATGTGTATGCAGGGGAACTACAGAATCAACTCATTCCCCTTGCCAAGCAGATACATGAGCAACTAACACAGGACCCAGAAAAACTGAAAGAACAAATTAAAACCGAGCTGgagaagataaaagaaaagatCTCCCCATTTGCAGATGAGATGCACAAACAGCTGAGCAACAATGTCAAGGAACTTCAGACTAAACTGGCTCCATATGCAGAAGAGTTCCAAACAAAGCTGGAACAAAATGCCCAAGAACTCAGACAACAGCTGCAGTCTGAGACCAAAGATCTGGAAGCTAGAATCAAAGAAAATGCAGATCACATTCAGGCATCACTGACCACTTATACACAGGAGTTTCAGGTCAAGATAGATGAGAACATGGATCAGCTGAGGAAGCAGGTGAACCCCATTACAGAAAAAGTTAGAGAAAACATTGATCAGCAACTCAAGGAGCTATACAAAAGCCTGACCCCCTATGCACAGGATGTGCAAGATGAGCTCCGAAAACAGATCCAGAACATGGAGTTCCAGATGAGGAAAAATGTGGACCAGCTGGAGAACAGAGCTCTGGAGCTCACGGTAGATCTCAGAGAACAACTCTACCCTTATGCCAATGAGTTAAGAAACAGAGTCAAAGGAGATATGACAAATGTCAAACAGGTGTTGGAACCCTACGTAACCCAGATGAACCAGCAGATTGATGAGAAAATTACAGAATTTAAAACCACACTTACACCAGAAGTAGAAGCTCTCAACAAAGCTCTGGTGGCGAGAGTAGAGAACATGAAAAAGAAGCTGGGAGAGTACACAGTGACCCTGCAAGATCAAGTGGAGTATCTGGAGAAAGATGTCCGTGACAAGATCCATGTATTCATCAACGAGGGTGTAACCACTGAAAACTAA
- the LOC140340708 gene encoding apolipoprotein A-IV-like, with protein sequence MLTKVAALALLVCAITGSHAEVSTDQVADAFWKYFTQITTGTKDAVQQIQQSDISKQLNVLIEDNLKSMNVYAGELQNQLIPLAKQIHEQLTQDPEKLKEQIKTELEKIKEKISPFADEMHKQLSNNFKELQTKLAP encoded by the exons ATGTTAACGAAAGTTGCAGCACTCGCACTTCTTGTGTGTGCAATCACAG GATCTCATGCAGAGGTGAGCACTGACCAGGTAGCCGATGCTTTCTGGAAATATTTCACCCAGATCACTACTGGCACCAAAGATGCGGTACAGCAGATCCAACAATCTGACATCAGCAAACAGCTAAA TGTTTTAATTGAAGATAACCTGAAGAGTATGAATGTGTATGCAGGGGAACTACAGAATCAACTCATTCCCCTTGCCAAGCAGATACATGAGCAACTAACACAGGACCCAGAAAAACTGAAAGAACAAATTAAAACTGAGCTGgagaagataaaagaaaagatCTCCCCATTTGCAGATGAGATGCACAAACAGCTGAGCAACAATTTCAAGGAACTTCAGACTAAACTGGCTCCATAG